TCACGAAGCTCGAACAGGAGCTCAACCAGTCGAAGTTCCAGCTGCTCCAGTTGGAGAGCACGGTGGCGCGCCTGCGCACGGATTGCTCGAGCTACGAAGTTGACCAGAAGACCAGCGCGCACCGGCACGAGTCGCTCGCGCAGGAGTTGGAAGGCCTCCGCCAGCAGCTGTCGGCCGCCGAGCAGCTGTCCGCGGAGACCGACGCGCGCGCCGAAGCGGCGCTGGCCGAGAAGTCCCGGGCGAACAATGAGGTGATCGTGGCGCAGCAGACGATCACGGACCTCACGAAGGAGTTTCGCGAAGGGCAGCGGAAGCTGTCCGAGATCGACCGCGCGCTGGCCCAGCGCACGGCGCGGCTGCGGCTGCTGCAGCAATTGCAGGAGAAGTGGGAAGGCTTCGGCGAAGGCGCCAAGGCGGTGCTGCAGGGCCGGCTCGATGCGGCGCTGGCGGGCACGCCCGTGGCTCCGATTACGCAGGGCCTCGCGGTGAAGCCGGAGTTCGGCAAGGCGGTCGAGGCGATCCTCGGCGCCGCGGCCGAAGCGATCAGTGTCAGCGACCTGGATACCGCGCGCCGGATCCTGGCCCAGCTGGAGAACGAGCAGATCGGCTCGGCCGTGCTGCGCGTGGGCGATCTCGGCGGCCACGGCATGGCGCCGGCGGAACTGCCGGCGGGACTCGTGCCCGCGGGGCAGGCGCTGGCGGATCCGACGCTGCCGCATCCGGCGATGGGCGTGTTGTCCGAGTGCTACATCGCGGACGACCTCAACGCTTTTCTGGAGTTTTGGAAGGCCAACCCGGCGTTCCCGTTCCTGGCGGTGGTCACCCGGCGCGGCGACCTCGTCGACCGCCGCGGTCTGATCTACGGCGGCTTTCACAGCAGCAAGCGCTCGGCGAACAGCATTCTCCAGCGTGAGATCGACCTCCGCGAAACGGCAAAGGCGCTGGCCGACGAGCAGAAGCAGCACGACGACCAGAAGCTGGTTATCGATGCCCTTTCGGCCCGGCTCAACGAGGCGGAGCAGGCAGTCGAGCAGCGCCGCGCTGACGTGCTGGCGGCCACGCAGACCCTCGCCTCGGTGCAGAGCGAGCAGCGCAACGCCCAGAAGAACGTCGAAGATGCCGGCAACCGGCTGCGCCGGATGGAAAACGAAATCGTCGGCGCGGAGCAGGCCCGCAACGAGGCCCAGGCGCGCTGGCAGAAGGCGCAGACGGGGCTGAATGAAGCCGACGCCACCGCGACCGCGCAGCGCGAAAAGATTCACGCCCTCGAGATCCGACTGAACGAGATCCGCACTGACCGGGACGTGAAGCGCGACACCCTCGGGCAGGCGCGCCTGGAACTCGCGGAACGTCGCCAGAAGGTCGAAGTGCTCGACCGCGGCCTCGGCGAGATGGAGCGGCGCCGGCAGCAGTTGAGCGAACTGCTCGTCCAGCGGCAGCACGAGATCGAGACATGGACCGAGCAGATCACCGGGCTCGAGCAGGAGACCGAAGGCCAACGTTCGCGCGCCGCGCAACTGGCCGAGACGCTCGTCGTTTCCCAGGAGCAAGTGGAGAAGATCCGTGCCGAGCTCGTCGAGGTGGAGCGCGAGATCAACGGGCTGGAGTCGGCCCAGGTGGCGGTCCGCGACGAGGCGGATGCCGCGCACGACGTGTTGAGCACCCACGAGGTGAAGCTGGCGGAGAACCGCCAGCGCGCGCAGTTCATCGCCGAGGAGGTCACCCGCGAGTTCCAGCTGGATATCGCGACGATCGACTGGAAGCAGCAGATCTGGCGTTCCGAGGACGAGCCCGAGGGCATGAAGCCGCTCGATCTCGACGAGGACGACGACGATGCCGAGCCCGCGGCGAAGCAGCCCGAGCCGGTCGAGTCCAAGCCGGAGGCCACGCCGGACGCGGTCGCGGCGGATGCGGCCAATGGTGAAACCGTGACGCAGGCGGCGGCGCCGGCGAAGCGCCGGAAGAAGAAGAAGGAAGCCCGCGGAGAGCCGACGGAGGCCGATCTGGCCGCACTCGAGCAGACCGACTGGGCGACGGTGAAGGGCGAGATCGACGCCCTGCGCCAGCGCCTGAACAGCATGGGCGCGGTGAACCTCGTGGCCATCGAGGAGTACGCCGAGCTGAAGCAGCGCCACGACTTCCTGCAGAACCAGGTGAACGACCTCACGACGGCGAAGGCCGAGCTGGTGAAGGCGATCGACGAGATCAACCAGTCGTCGCAGAAGCAGTTCGAGCTCACATTCGAGCAGATCCGGAAGAACTTCGAATACACGTTCAACACGCTGTTCGGCGGTGGCGTCGCGCGGCTGGAGCTGATCCAGACCGAGGACATCCTGGAGAGCGGCATCGAGATCGTGGCGCAGCCGCCGGGAACGAAGCTGAAGAGCATCACGCTGCTGTCGGGCGGTCAGAAGACCCTCACCGCGGTCGCGCTGCTGTTCGCGCTCTACATGGTGAAGCCGTCGCCGTTCTGCTTACTCGACGAACTGGACGCGCCGCTCGACGAGTCGAACATCGGCCGGTTCACGGACCTGTTGAAGAAGTTCGTGAACGAGTCGCAGTTCATCATCATCACGCACAACAAGCGCACGGTCTCGGCCGCGAAGGCGATCTACGGCGTGACGATGGAGGAGCGCGGCGTGTCGAAGACCGTCTCGATGAAGTTCAACGCCGAGCACGGCGAAGCCGAGGCGCAGCCGGTGAACATCGCCGAGTCCGTGCGCGGTGCGAAGCTGCCCAAGGCCATGACCAACACGACCATCGCGGCGCCCGCGAAGCCCAGCGAACCGCTGGTCACGATCACCGAGCCCGCCGCGCCGGCCCCGGCCGAGGCGGCCGTTAGCGCGCCCGACGCCGCTTCCTCCGCGCCGGCCGAGTAAGGCCGACGCCTTCTGCGATCGTCGCGCCGCGACGACCGCAGTTCAGAGGATCAGGTCCGGCGGCACGTTGGCCAGGGCCTCTTCCATCGTGGTGATGCCCATCTTCACCTTGAGCATGGAGTCCTGGTGGAGCGTCTTCATGCCGTTGCGCATGGCGATGCGCTTCAACTCGGCGACCTCGATCTCCTTGTTGATGCCCTCGGTGAGCTGCTCGCTGTTGGTCATCAACTCATGGATGCCGACGCGGCCCTTGTACCCGGTGCCGCCGCAGGTGGGGCAGCCCTGGGGGTTGGCCTTGAAGACCTGTCCGCTCCAGCCGATCGCCTTCTGCAGGATTTCCTTTTCGCGGCCCTCGGGTTCGTAGGGCATCTTGCAGTTCTTGCAGACGCGGCGGAGGAGGCGCTGGGCGCAGACGCAGACCAGCGACGCGGAAATGTTGAAAGGCTCGATGCCCATCTCGACGAGGCGCGTGACGGTGGACGGCGCGTCGTTGGTATGGAGCGTGGAGACGAGCAGGTGGCCGGTGAGGGCGGCCTCGACGGCGATGCCGGCGGTCTCCTCATCGCGGATTTCGCCAACGAGGATGATGTCGGGGTCCATGCGCAGGTAGCACCGCAGGGCGCGGGCGAACGTGAGCCCGATCTGCCGGTTCATCTGCATCTGGTTGATGCCCCCGAGCGTGTACTCGATCGGGTCCTCAGCGGTCTGGATGTTGACGTCGGGCGTGTTCACTTCCCCCAACGCCGAGTAGAGGGTCATCGACTTGCCCGAGCCGGTGGGGCCGCAGTGCAGGATCATGCCATACGGCTGGCGGATGCATTCGCGGTACTTGGCGAGGTTCTCCTCGGAAAAGCCGAGGGCGGGGAGCGGCAGCGTGCTCTTCTGCTTGTCGAGGATGCGCATCACGACCTTCTCGCCGTGGCTCATCGGGCCGGTGGCGACGCGGAGGTCGATATCGATGTTTTTCTTCGTGTACTTCTTGAAAACGATACGGCCGTCCTGCGGCAACCGGCGCTCGGAGATGTCCAGGTTGCACATGATCTTGAGCCGGGTGGTGAGCGAGTTTGTCACCTGCTTCGGCAGCCGGATCTTCTCCTGGCAGAGGCCGTCGATGCGGTACCGCACGAGCAGCTCCTTCTCCATCGGCTCGATGTGAATGTCGGATGCGCCGGAGATGTAGGCGTCCTCGATGATACGGTTGGCGAGCTGGACGATCGGGGCTGACTCCTCGTTTTCGAGGTCGGCGGCGGAGACCTCAGTGTGGTCGGCGTTGTAGGCGTTGCTGATCACCTCGGCGACCGAGCCGATGTCGACCTCGTCGCCGCCGGCGGCGGCCGGGCCCTTGGCGTCCTTGAAGAATTTCTTGAGCAGCGTCTCGAAGAACGTGGCGGAGACGACGCTGACCTCGTCGATGGCGAGCTCGGTGGCCTGGCTGAACGACTCGCGCTTCGCGTAATCGAGCGGGTTGGTCATCAGCACGGCGACCGTGTTGGGCGAGAGGCGCTTGTGGGGCAGGATGCCCTCGCGGCGGATGACGGCGTCGCCGACGACCTCGATCAACTTATCATCGAACTCGACCTGCTCGGCCTTGGTGACAAGCGGAAGCTCGGTGAGCTTGGCGACAAAGCGGGCGGTGTCCTCGGCGTTGGGGACGAACTTTGGGTCCACCATGCGGTGGATGAGGGCGGAGGAGTACTCGGCGACCTCCTGGAGCAGGGCGAGGTCCTTCTCGGTGAAGTCGCCGTCGGTGCCGGCGGAGAGCTCCTTGTTGAGCACCTGGATCGCGCCGAGGGTGATGTTGGTCTTGAGCGGGACCGTGAGCATCGAACGCACCTCGAACCCGGTGGTGCGCGCCATGGAGGACATGAGCTCCTGGCTGTCGGAGCGGCGGAAGAAGAGCGGCTCGCCCGACTGGATGACGCGGCCGACGATGCCCTTGCCGATGGGGACCTTGAGCGTGAGGAGCTTGGCGGCGGTCTCCTGAAAGCGTTTCTCGAGCGCGGCGTCCTTGGCCCACAGGGTGGGCGAGTAGTAGACCTGCTTGAAGACGATGTCATTCCCCTCGACGAGGTAGAACGTCATCGACTGCGCCTGAAGGGCTTCGACGACTTTCGAGGCCGTGAGCTCGATGACCGATGCCACGTCCTCCCGGCTGGGAGCTGGCTTGGAGATGACCTTGATGAGCAGGGAGCGCCGCAGCGTTCCGGCGATGTTGGATGAAGCCATGAGCGAGGCCGTTCGGGGTACCTGCGGGATTGTCACGGAGCCGGAAGGGTGCCGCAATGCCGAAAGCGGCGCGCACCGGCTGGATACGCGGCGGGCGCGGCCGCCTCATGCTGCGAGAACTTTGGCAACGCCTGCGCCAGTGGCTTGCGCGTCCGAATACGGGCGCGTGGGCGGAGCGTCTCGCGGCGGACTGGCTGCAGCGCGAACGCGGTTTTGCGATCGTGGCGCGCAACTGGCGGAACCCGCGCGATCGCCGGGAGGAGCTGGACCTCGTCTGTCGCGACGGGGACGTGCTGGTTTTCGTCGAGGTCAAGGCGCGCTCCGAGCGGGCGCGCGTTTCCGGCTACTACGCGGTCAACGCGCGCAAGAAGCGGGTGCTGGCCCGGGCGGCGAAGTCGTACCTGCGCCGGTTGCGGCCGGCGCCGCCGTTCTTCCGCTTCGACGTCGTGGAGGTCACGATCCCGGTGCCGGCGGCGGACGGCACGCGGGGCGAGCCGGAGATCCGGCATTTCGACCGCGTGCCGCTGTTTGGAAAGGACTACCGCTGGTGGTAGCCGCGATGACGCAGGGCAGGGTGATCGGCGTCATGAGGTTGCAGCGCACGGGAACGGCATTTCCCTTGCACCTCCGTCTTTCCGTCAAAACGTCATACCCGCCATGGCCGACTCCGACCGACATCCGTTCCTCCAAGGGCTGAGCAATCACCGCGGCGCCCCGCCGACGGTGGTGGTGATTTTCGGCGCGTCGGGCGATCTGACGGCGCGCAAGCTGATTCCGGCCGTGTACAACCTGGCGTGCGACAACCTGCTGCCGGCGGACTTCTTCCTGGTGGGCTACGGCCGCACGCCGATGCCGCACGACGCCTTTCGCAAGCTCGCGGCCGACGCGATTCGCGAGTTCTCGCGCCGCGAACTGGATGACGCGGAGTGGGAGCGCGTCGCGCGGCATACCAGCTACGTGGCGGGTGGCTACGACGACCCGGAGGCGTTTGGCCGGCTGGCGACGCACATCGACGACCTCGAGAAGCAGCTCGGCCGGGGCATGCAGGCGCTGTTCTACGTGTCCACGCCGCCCTCGGTCTTTGCCCCGATCGTGCGCGGACTCGGCGCCAGCGGGCTCGCCGCGCGGCACGCCAACGATCCCCTGCACTCGAAGGTGATCATCGAGAAACCCTTTGGCCGGGACCTCGCCTCCGCGGAGGCGCTGAACCAGACGGTGCAATCGGTCTTTTCCGAGCGGCAGGTGTACCGGATCGACCACTATCTCGGGAAGGAGACGGTGCAGGACCTCCTCGTCCAGCGCTTCGCCAACGCGATCTTTGAGCCGCTCTGGAACCGCAATTTCATCCGCAGCGTGCAGATCACTGTGGCCGAGGAGGTCGGCGTGGGCACGCGCGGCGGCTACTACGAGCAGGCGGGCGCGCTGCGCGATATGATCCAGAATCACACGATGCAGCTCGTCGCGCTCACCGCGATGGAGCCGCCGGTGTCGCTCGAGGCCGAGGCGATCCGCGACGAGAAGGTAAAGCTCCTCCGCGCCATCCAGCCGCTGGAGCTGGGGCCGGGCGGCGACGTGGCCCGGGCGCAGTACGCGACCGGGATGATTGGGGGCCGGCCGGTGCCGGGCTATCTCGAGGAGCACGGCATCGCGGCGGACTCGAAGACGGAGACGTACGCGGCGATCCGGCTCAGCATCAACAACTGGCGCTGGCAGGGCGTGCCGTTCTACCTGCGGTCGGGCAAGCGCATGGCGCGTCGCGTGAGCGAGATCGCGATCAACTTCAAGCGCCCGCCCGGCACGTTGTTCAACGACGACGACGGCCGGTTCGACCTCGCCGCGAACACGCTCTCGTTCCAGATCCAGCCGGATGAAGGCATGAGCCTCGTGCTCAACACGAAGATCCCGGGGTTGGAGACGCGGACGCAGCCGGTGAAGATGAATTTCCGGTACGCCACGACCTTCGGCTCGAATACGCCGGAGGCGTACGAGCGGCTGGTGCTCGATGCGATGATCGGGGACGGCACGCTGTTCATTCGCGGCGACGAGGCGCTGGCGTCCTGGCGGCTCTACACGCCGGTCCTCGAGGCCTGGGCCAAGGCGGGACGCGAAGGCATGGGCACGTATGCCGCCGGCTCCTGGGGGCCGAAGTGCGCCGACGAGATGCTCGCCGCGCAGGGCGACGCCTGGAGACAACCCTGAACGCGCGCCATGTCTGCGATCTTTGATGCCTTGCCTGGAATCGAGGTACCGGTCGGCGAGATCAACCGCCGCCTCGATGCAATGTGGGTCGACACGGCGGCGCGGGGCGAAGCGGCCCCGACGGCGGACGATGCCAAGGCCACGCAGGTGAACTTCGTGCTGCACCTCGGCTTTCAGACCACGCCCGAGGACGCCGTGCGGCAGTTCCAGACCGTGGTGCGGTTTGCGCAGCGCTACCCGAGCCGGATCGTGGTGCTTTGCCCGCTGGTGAACGAGACGCCGGACCGCCTGGAGATGCGGGCCAAGATCTATGGCGAGTGCTTCCTGGGCCGCTCGAAGAGCGACAAGCGGTGCGTGGAATTCGTGTTGCTGAGCTACCCCCGGACGGCCCGGCAGTATCTGGAGGATCAGGTCTCGATCTGCCTCTCGGTGGACCTGCCGCTCTATTACTGGGCGCACCGGTTCTCGCAGAGCGGAAAGCTGGCGGATTACCAGTACCTGCTGCGGCGGGCGCGGCGCGTGATGATCGACAGCGCCACGGCGCCGGAAGACGCGCTGACGTATCCCTGGCCTCGCCCCGAGGCGCTGCGCGACCTGGCGTTGGCGCGAATTTTGCCCGTGCGGCAATCGCTCGGCCAGTTCCTGGCCTCATATCCGCCGGCGCTGCTGGGCAAGGGACTGCGTCAGGTGGCAGTGACGCACAGCGCGGGCTTGGTGGCGGAAGCGCGCGCTCTGAGCCGCTGGCTTCGCGAACGTCTGGCGGATGGCTGCCGCGGAGAGGCGGCGACGTTCACGCTTTCGGACGACGCCGACGACGGCCCGCGGCTGGCGGTTCG
This genomic window from Opitutus sp. ER46 contains:
- the smc gene encoding chromosome segregation protein SMC, which codes for MYLKALKLHGFKSFADPSTLRFEPGVTAIVGPNGCGKSNIADSIRWVLGEQSAKALRGGKMQDVIFEGADTRKPAQMCEVSLLLTECEKQLGSEFHEIEITRRVHRDGQSEYFFNGQACRLKDIQKLFMDTGIGRTSYSIMAQGQIDQILSSKPEERRAVFEEAAGITKYKAQRREALQKLALTDQNLARVADVIGEVSRQIGSLRRQAAKAMRYKRLNHRLRHLALGWSGYHHAQLTATLGELEAKVATLRADADARRSNFENQQSSLDEKKAHRSRLNQRVQDAQQAVFDVRSQKEAAENAGNLAHIRRAGLEDRLASSRANLGELEMQLREVTAQVDTGAQDKQLQLELLGGSDAVFQQRNRELAIVEGELTKLEQELNQSKFQLLQLESTVARLRTDCSSYEVDQKTSAHRHESLAQELEGLRQQLSAAEQLSAETDARAEAALAEKSRANNEVIVAQQTITDLTKEFREGQRKLSEIDRALAQRTARLRLLQQLQEKWEGFGEGAKAVLQGRLDAALAGTPVAPITQGLAVKPEFGKAVEAILGAAAEAISVSDLDTARRILAQLENEQIGSAVLRVGDLGGHGMAPAELPAGLVPAGQALADPTLPHPAMGVLSECYIADDLNAFLEFWKANPAFPFLAVVTRRGDLVDRRGLIYGGFHSSKRSANSILQREIDLRETAKALADEQKQHDDQKLVIDALSARLNEAEQAVEQRRADVLAATQTLASVQSEQRNAQKNVEDAGNRLRRMENEIVGAEQARNEAQARWQKAQTGLNEADATATAQREKIHALEIRLNEIRTDRDVKRDTLGQARLELAERRQKVEVLDRGLGEMERRRQQLSELLVQRQHEIETWTEQITGLEQETEGQRSRAAQLAETLVVSQEQVEKIRAELVEVEREINGLESAQVAVRDEADAAHDVLSTHEVKLAENRQRAQFIAEEVTREFQLDIATIDWKQQIWRSEDEPEGMKPLDLDEDDDDAEPAAKQPEPVESKPEATPDAVAADAANGETVTQAAAPAKRRKKKKEARGEPTEADLAALEQTDWATVKGEIDALRQRLNSMGAVNLVAIEEYAELKQRHDFLQNQVNDLTTAKAELVKAIDEINQSSQKQFELTFEQIRKNFEYTFNTLFGGGVARLELIQTEDILESGIEIVAQPPGTKLKSITLLSGGQKTLTAVALLFALYMVKPSPFCLLDELDAPLDESNIGRFTDLLKKFVNESQFIIITHNKRTVSAAKAIYGVTMEERGVSKTVSMKFNAEHGEAEAQPVNIAESVRGAKLPKAMTNTTIAAPAKPSEPLVTITEPAAPAPAEAAVSAPDAASSAPAE
- a CDS encoding ATPase, T2SS/T4P/T4SS family, translated to MASSNIAGTLRRSLLIKVISKPAPSREDVASVIELTASKVVEALQAQSMTFYLVEGNDIVFKQVYYSPTLWAKDAALEKRFQETAAKLLTLKVPIGKGIVGRVIQSGEPLFFRRSDSQELMSSMARTTGFEVRSMLTVPLKTNITLGAIQVLNKELSAGTDGDFTEKDLALLQEVAEYSSALIHRMVDPKFVPNAEDTARFVAKLTELPLVTKAEQVEFDDKLIEVVGDAVIRREGILPHKRLSPNTVAVLMTNPLDYAKRESFSQATELAIDEVSVVSATFFETLLKKFFKDAKGPAAAGGDEVDIGSVAEVISNAYNADHTEVSAADLENEESAPIVQLANRIIEDAYISGASDIHIEPMEKELLVRYRIDGLCQEKIRLPKQVTNSLTTRLKIMCNLDISERRLPQDGRIVFKKYTKKNIDIDLRVATGPMSHGEKVVMRILDKQKSTLPLPALGFSEENLAKYRECIRQPYGMILHCGPTGSGKSMTLYSALGEVNTPDVNIQTAEDPIEYTLGGINQMQMNRQIGLTFARALRCYLRMDPDIILVGEIRDEETAGIAVEAALTGHLLVSTLHTNDAPSTVTRLVEMGIEPFNISASLVCVCAQRLLRRVCKNCKMPYEPEGREKEILQKAIGWSGQVFKANPQGCPTCGGTGYKGRVGIHELMTNSEQLTEGINKEIEVAELKRIAMRNGMKTLHQDSMLKVKMGITTMEEALANVPPDLIL
- a CDS encoding YraN family protein — encoded protein: MLRELWQRLRQWLARPNTGAWAERLAADWLQRERGFAIVARNWRNPRDRREELDLVCRDGDVLVFVEVKARSERARVSGYYAVNARKKRVLARAAKSYLRRLRPAPPFFRFDVVEVTIPVPAADGTRGEPEIRHFDRVPLFGKDYRWW
- the zwf gene encoding glucose-6-phosphate dehydrogenase, coding for MADSDRHPFLQGLSNHRGAPPTVVVIFGASGDLTARKLIPAVYNLACDNLLPADFFLVGYGRTPMPHDAFRKLAADAIREFSRRELDDAEWERVARHTSYVAGGYDDPEAFGRLATHIDDLEKQLGRGMQALFYVSTPPSVFAPIVRGLGASGLAARHANDPLHSKVIIEKPFGRDLASAEALNQTVQSVFSERQVYRIDHYLGKETVQDLLVQRFANAIFEPLWNRNFIRSVQITVAEEVGVGTRGGYYEQAGALRDMIQNHTMQLVALTAMEPPVSLEAEAIRDEKVKLLRAIQPLELGPGGDVARAQYATGMIGGRPVPGYLEEHGIAADSKTETYAAIRLSINNWRWQGVPFYLRSGKRMARRVSEIAINFKRPPGTLFNDDDGRFDLAANTLSFQIQPDEGMSLVLNTKIPGLETRTQPVKMNFRYATTFGSNTPEAYERLVLDAMIGDGTLFIRGDEALASWRLYTPVLEAWAKAGREGMGTYAAGSWGPKCADEMLAAQGDAWRQP
- a CDS encoding glucose-6-phosphate dehydrogenase assembly protein OpcA codes for the protein MSAIFDALPGIEVPVGEINRRLDAMWVDTAARGEAAPTADDAKATQVNFVLHLGFQTTPEDAVRQFQTVVRFAQRYPSRIVVLCPLVNETPDRLEMRAKIYGECFLGRSKSDKRCVEFVLLSYPRTARQYLEDQVSICLSVDLPLYYWAHRFSQSGKLADYQYLLRRARRVMIDSATAPEDALTYPWPRPEALRDLALARILPVRQSLGQFLASYPPALLGKGLRQVAVTHSAGLVAEARALSRWLRERLADGCRGEAATFTLSDDADDGPRLAVRFAYDDPAQAFAWQGDLTTRHAKFEASFGGGKTVLPAMVSLLEPEAALSEAMFF